A window from Peromyscus eremicus chromosome 1, PerEre_H2_v1, whole genome shotgun sequence encodes these proteins:
- the Ifit2 gene encoding LOW QUALITY PROTEIN: interferon-induced protein with tetratricopeptide repeats 2 (The sequence of the model RefSeq protein was modified relative to this genomic sequence to represent the inferred CDS: deleted 1 base in 1 codon): protein MSTTTEKSLESRLQQLKCHFTWNLIAGDESLDEFEDRVFNKDEFQNGECKATMCNILAYVKHRRGQNEEALKCLGEAEDFIQQQHPDQVEVRSLVTWGNYAWVYYHMGQLSKAQAYLDKVRQVCEKFSSPYRMESPELDCEEGWARLKCTHNQNERVKVCFEKALEKDPKNPEFTSGWAIANYRLDYWPARQDSIDSLKQAIKLSPHNPYVKVLLALKLEMMTHENQGKELVEEALRNAPEVATDVLLSAARFYYKIHDQDRAIQLLGKALESLPNNAYVHYHIGCCYRSKVLQIVNTREIALNGNREKLQELMQLAINHLRKAEEIKEMHERSCGYLAGLYAMTHQYEETDYYFQKEFNKELTPGLKQLLHLQYGNFQFFQMKREDKAIHHYMEGVKIKQETKPKEKMKSKLQRIALKRLSANEFDSEALHILAFLQELLKKSQQAAKDSEREVDSEKPAPSASLHKEGDE, encoded by the exons ATGAG CACTACCACTGAGAAATCCTTGGAGAGCAGGCTACAGCAGCTAAAATGCCATTTCACCTGGAACTTGATAGCGGGAGATGAGTCCTTAGACGAGTTTGAGGACAGGGTATTTAACAAGGATGAGTTTCAGAACGGTGAATGTAAAGCCACGATGTGCAACATACTGGCCTATGTAAAGCACCGCAGAGGTCAGAATGAGGAAGCGCTGAAGTGCTTAGGGGAAGCGGAAGACTTCATCCAACAACAGCATCCTGACCAAGTAGAAGTCAGAAGTCTGGTCACCTGGGGAAACTATGCTTGGGTTTACTATCACATGGGCCAGCTCTCAAAAGCACAGGCTTATCTTGACAAGGTGAGACAGGTCTGTGAGAAGTTTTCCAGTCCCTACCGAATGGAGAGTCCTGAGCTTGACTGTGAAGAAGGGTGGGCCCGATTGAAGTGTACCCATAACCAAAATGAGAGAGTGAAGGTGTGTTTTGAGAAGGCTCTGGAAAAGGACCCAAAGAACCCAGAATTCACCTCTGGATGGGCCATCGCGAACTATCGTCTGGACTACTGGCCAGCACGGCAGGACTCCATTGACTCTCTGAAGCAAGCCATTAAACTGTCTCCCCACAACCCTTATGTTAAAGTCCTCTTGGCGCTGAAGCTTGAGATGATGACACATGAAAACCAAGGAAAGGAACTAGTTGAAGAAGCATTAAGGAATGCTCCAGAAGTAGCGACAGATGTACTGCTCAGTGCAGCCAGGTTTTATTACAAGATACATGACCAGGACAGAGCTATACAGTTGCTTGGAAAGGCTTTAGAATCCCTGCCAAATAATGCCTACGTGCATTACCATATTGGGTGCTGCTATAGATCAAAAGTCCTTCAAATAGTTAACACAAGAGAAATTGCATTgaatgggaatagagagaagttACAGGAACTAATGCAACTAGCAATTAACCACTTAAGGAAAGCCGAGGAGATCAAGGAGATGCATGAACGTTCCTGTGGCTATCTTGCTGGTCTTTATGCCATGACACACCAGTACGAAGAGACTGATTATTACTTCCAGAAAGAATTCAACAAGGAGCTCACTCCTGGCCTTAAACAGTTGCTCCACCTACAGTATGGCAATTTTCAGTTTTTTCAAATGAAGCGTGAAGACAAGGCCATCCACCATTATATGGAGGGTGTGAAAATAAAGCAGGAGACAAAGcctaaagaaaagatgaaaagtaaACTTCAAAGAATTGCCCTAAAGCGACTCTCTGCAAATGAGTTTGATTCTGAGGCCTTGCACATTTTGGCCTTTCTTCAGGAGTTG CTGAAGAAAAGCCAGCAAGCTGCCAAAGACTCTGAGAGGGAAGTGGACTCTGAAAAGCCTGCTCCTTCAGCATCTTTGCACAAGGAAGGGGACGAATAG